A DNA window from Syngnathus typhle isolate RoL2023-S1 ecotype Sweden linkage group LG2, RoL_Styp_1.0, whole genome shotgun sequence contains the following coding sequences:
- the slco4a1 gene encoding solute carrier organic anion transporter family member 4A1 isoform X1, which translates to MVNADASFSSRQELLDLRSLPLSRGPSLDTPSPEDSHIDNLTDSEPRRIDGPVQPCILTGVSSFPGQIYEAQTSLCAESQIRLNQSATDSDHLCGWGALTPKAIQVFNTPRWVLFFLCVASFLQGMIINGFINTVVTTIERRFDLPSYQAGLIASTYDIAACICLAFVSYFGGTGHKPRWLGWGVLLMALGSLIFALPHFTTPPYQVSLSKQSGMCSANRTSPCQYQEGGGLSSYRFVFMLGQFLHGVGATPLYTLGVTYLDENVKSNYGPVYTGIFYTAAIVGPAAGYLLGGYFLNIYTEINLTTDMTPENPLWVGAWWIGFLLGGAAALLVAFPILGYPRQLPGSQEHKAMRVSEAHQLKDGSHTTASDPQFGKSVKDMPKSVLLLLKNPPFLFLCLAGATEATLIAGMSTFGPKFLEAQFSLSASEAATWFGYMVVPAGGGGTFLGGYIVKKLKLRCRGIIRICMLCATVSLIATFIFLIYCPNVPLAGITAPYQSAVKSPKDQFKQLNVLPSHLGPRNSSSSVTESLTVSCNEACSCVWELYNPVCGADNIMYYSPCHAGCTSVNHTEDSTGKKVYSGCSCVVVANASLDQNGFAVAGKCGSRCKHMSAFLSFFFIIIFFTFLCSIPALTATLRCVPDSQRSFGLGIQWIVVRTFGGIPGPIAFGSMIDISCLLWQDQCGEQGSCYLYQNSAMSRYMLLAGVIYKVLGTIFFLLASILYKAPPESPQSSRESSDHETRDKSDFPVKELAADGVIVNPHARL; encoded by the exons ATGGTCAATGCCGATGCCTCCTTCAGCTCCAGGCAGGAGCTCCTTGACCTTCGTAGCCTCCCACTGAGCAGGGGTCCCTCTCTGGACACCCCCAGCCCTGAGGACTCTCACATAGACAACCTCACAGACTCGGAACCCAGACGCATCGATGGTCCGGTTCAACCATGTATTCTCACTGGAGTTTCAAGCTTTCCGGGACAGATTTATGAGGCGCAAACGTCCCTTTGCGCAGAGTCACAGATTAGATTAAATCAATCCGCCACAGACTCGGATCATCTTTGCGGCTGGGGGGCTCTGACGCCCAAAGCTATCCAAGTCTTCAACACTCCCCGTTGGGTGTTGTTTTTCCTGTGCGTGGCCTCTTTCCTCCAGGGGATGATTATCAATGGCTTCATCAACACAGTGGTGACAACCATCGAGAGACGCTTCGACCTACCAAGCTACCAGGCGGGCCTCATTGCCAGCACCTACGACATAGCGGCATGTATTTGCTTGGCCTTTGTCAGCTACTTTGGCGGGACGGGCCACAAGCCTCGCTGGCTCGGTTGGGGGGTGCTTCTCATGGCTCTGGGTTCTCTCATCTTCGCCTTGCCTCACTTCACCACGCCACCTTACCAGGTCAGCCTGTCCAAGCAAAGTGGAATGTGCTCTGCCAACCGGACCAGCCCTTGTCAGTACCAAGAGGGAGGCGGATTGTCCAGCTATCGCTTTGTGTTCATGCTGGGACAATTTCTCCATGGTGTGGGCGCGACACCCCTTTACACGCTGGGAGTCACGTACCTGGATGAAAATGTCAAGTCAAATTACGGGCCTGTTTACACTG GGATCTTTTATACTGCAGCCATTGTAGGTCCAGCAGCAGGTTATCTACTCGGGGGTTACTTCCTCAACATTTACACTGAGATCAACCTTAC GACAGACATGACTCCAGAGAACCCTCTGTGGGTTGGTGCTTGGTGGATCGGCTTCCTTTTaggaggagcagcagctctTTTGGTGGCGTTCCCCATCCTGGGCTACCCAAGACAGCTGCCAG GCTCTCAGGAGCACAAGGCCATGCGGGTGTCTGAGGCCCACCAGCTCAAAGACGGCAGTCACACCACAGCTTCAGACCCTCAGTTTGGAAAATCAGTCAAAGACATGCCAAA ATCTGTGCTGCTCCTCTTAAAGAATCCCCCTTTCTTGTTTTTGTGCTTGGCTGGTGCGACGGAGGCCACCCTCATTGCTGGCATGTCTACATTTGGTCCAAAATTCTTAGAGGCTCAGTTTAGCCTCAGTGCATCTGAAGCTGCCACATGGTTTG GTTACATGGTGGTACCCGCGGGAGGAGGGGGCACGTTCCTGGGAGGCTATATCGTAAAAAAACTGAAGCTCCGCTGCCGAGGCATCATTCGTATTTGCATGCTCTGCGCTACGGTCAGTCTGATCGCCACCTTCATCTTTCTCATCTACTGCCCCAATGTGCCATTGGCCGGAATCACCGCACCATACCAGTCTGCTGTCAAGAGCCCCAAGGACCAGTTCAAACAGCTCAATGTTCTACCTAGTCATCTGGGTCCAAGAAATAG CAGCTCTTCTGTAACAGAGAGCTTGACAGTGAGCTGCAATGAAGCTTGTAGCTGTGTCTGGGAGTTGTACAACCCTGTCTGCGGTGCTGATAACATCATGTATTACTCGCCCTGCCATGCTGGCTGCACCTCCGTCAACCACACTGAGGACTCCACGGGCAAAAAg GTGTACTCCGGATGTAGCTGCGTGGTTGTGGCTAATGCCTCTTTGGACCAGAATGGATTCGCTGTGGCGGGAAAGTGTGGCAGCAGATGCAAACACATGTCAGCCTTCCTCTCATTCTTTTTCATTATCATCTTCTTCACCTTCCTCTGCAGCATCCCGGCGCTCACTGCCACACTCAG GTGTGTGCCAGACAGTCAGAGATCCTTCGGGCTCGGCATCCAGTGGATTGTGGTGCGCACATTTG GGGGTATTCCTGGACCTATCGCATTTGGCTCCATGATTGACATTTCCTGCTTACTGTGGCAAGATCAGTGTGGAGAGCAGGGCTCCTGCTACCTCTATCAGAACTCAGCCATGAGCCGATACATGCTCCTTGCTGGGGTCATTTATAAG GTTTTGGGGACAATCTTCTTCTTACTGGCCAGCATCTTGTACAAGGCTCCTCCAGAATCACCTCAGAGCAGCCGGGAAAGCAGTGACCATGAAACTAGAGACAAGAGCGACTTTCCCGTGAAAGAGCTTGCTGCAGACGGTGTCATCGTCAACCCACATGCCAGGTTGTGA
- the slco4a1 gene encoding solute carrier organic anion transporter family member 4A1 isoform X2, translating into MVNADASFSSRQELLDLRSLPLSRGPSLDTPSPEDSHIDNLTDSEPRRIDGPVQPCILTGVSSFPGQIYEAQTSLCAESQIRLNQSATDSDHLCGWGALTPKAIQVFNTPRWVLFFLCVASFLQGMIINGFINTVVTTIERRFDLPSYQAGLIASTYDIAACICLAFVSYFGGTGHKPRWLGWGVLLMALGSLIFALPHFTTPPYQVSLSKQSGMCSANRTSPCQYQEGGGLSSYRFVFMLGQFLHGVGATPLYTLGVTYLDENVKSNYGPVYTGIFYTAAIVGPAAGYLLGGYFLNIYTEINLTTDMTPENPLWVGAWWIGFLLGGAAALLVAFPILGYPRQLPGSQEHKAMRVSEAHQLKDGSHTTASDPQFGKSVKDMPKSVLLLLKNPPFLFLCLAGATEATLIAGMSTFGPKFLEAQFSLSASEAATWFGYMVVPAGGGGTFLGGYIVKKLKLRCRGIIRICMLCATVSLIATFIFLIYCPNVPLAGITAPYQSAVKSPKDQFKQLNVLPSHLGPRNSSSVTESLTVSCNEACSCVWELYNPVCGADNIMYYSPCHAGCTSVNHTEDSTGKKVYSGCSCVVVANASLDQNGFAVAGKCGSRCKHMSAFLSFFFIIIFFTFLCSIPALTATLRCVPDSQRSFGLGIQWIVVRTFGGIPGPIAFGSMIDISCLLWQDQCGEQGSCYLYQNSAMSRYMLLAGVIYKVLGTIFFLLASILYKAPPESPQSSRESSDHETRDKSDFPVKELAADGVIVNPHARL; encoded by the exons ATGGTCAATGCCGATGCCTCCTTCAGCTCCAGGCAGGAGCTCCTTGACCTTCGTAGCCTCCCACTGAGCAGGGGTCCCTCTCTGGACACCCCCAGCCCTGAGGACTCTCACATAGACAACCTCACAGACTCGGAACCCAGACGCATCGATGGTCCGGTTCAACCATGTATTCTCACTGGAGTTTCAAGCTTTCCGGGACAGATTTATGAGGCGCAAACGTCCCTTTGCGCAGAGTCACAGATTAGATTAAATCAATCCGCCACAGACTCGGATCATCTTTGCGGCTGGGGGGCTCTGACGCCCAAAGCTATCCAAGTCTTCAACACTCCCCGTTGGGTGTTGTTTTTCCTGTGCGTGGCCTCTTTCCTCCAGGGGATGATTATCAATGGCTTCATCAACACAGTGGTGACAACCATCGAGAGACGCTTCGACCTACCAAGCTACCAGGCGGGCCTCATTGCCAGCACCTACGACATAGCGGCATGTATTTGCTTGGCCTTTGTCAGCTACTTTGGCGGGACGGGCCACAAGCCTCGCTGGCTCGGTTGGGGGGTGCTTCTCATGGCTCTGGGTTCTCTCATCTTCGCCTTGCCTCACTTCACCACGCCACCTTACCAGGTCAGCCTGTCCAAGCAAAGTGGAATGTGCTCTGCCAACCGGACCAGCCCTTGTCAGTACCAAGAGGGAGGCGGATTGTCCAGCTATCGCTTTGTGTTCATGCTGGGACAATTTCTCCATGGTGTGGGCGCGACACCCCTTTACACGCTGGGAGTCACGTACCTGGATGAAAATGTCAAGTCAAATTACGGGCCTGTTTACACTG GGATCTTTTATACTGCAGCCATTGTAGGTCCAGCAGCAGGTTATCTACTCGGGGGTTACTTCCTCAACATTTACACTGAGATCAACCTTAC GACAGACATGACTCCAGAGAACCCTCTGTGGGTTGGTGCTTGGTGGATCGGCTTCCTTTTaggaggagcagcagctctTTTGGTGGCGTTCCCCATCCTGGGCTACCCAAGACAGCTGCCAG GCTCTCAGGAGCACAAGGCCATGCGGGTGTCTGAGGCCCACCAGCTCAAAGACGGCAGTCACACCACAGCTTCAGACCCTCAGTTTGGAAAATCAGTCAAAGACATGCCAAA ATCTGTGCTGCTCCTCTTAAAGAATCCCCCTTTCTTGTTTTTGTGCTTGGCTGGTGCGACGGAGGCCACCCTCATTGCTGGCATGTCTACATTTGGTCCAAAATTCTTAGAGGCTCAGTTTAGCCTCAGTGCATCTGAAGCTGCCACATGGTTTG GTTACATGGTGGTACCCGCGGGAGGAGGGGGCACGTTCCTGGGAGGCTATATCGTAAAAAAACTGAAGCTCCGCTGCCGAGGCATCATTCGTATTTGCATGCTCTGCGCTACGGTCAGTCTGATCGCCACCTTCATCTTTCTCATCTACTGCCCCAATGTGCCATTGGCCGGAATCACCGCACCATACCAGTCTGCTGTCAAGAGCCCCAAGGACCAGTTCAAACAGCTCAATGTTCTACCTAGTCATCTGGGTCCAAGAAATAG CTCTTCTGTAACAGAGAGCTTGACAGTGAGCTGCAATGAAGCTTGTAGCTGTGTCTGGGAGTTGTACAACCCTGTCTGCGGTGCTGATAACATCATGTATTACTCGCCCTGCCATGCTGGCTGCACCTCCGTCAACCACACTGAGGACTCCACGGGCAAAAAg GTGTACTCCGGATGTAGCTGCGTGGTTGTGGCTAATGCCTCTTTGGACCAGAATGGATTCGCTGTGGCGGGAAAGTGTGGCAGCAGATGCAAACACATGTCAGCCTTCCTCTCATTCTTTTTCATTATCATCTTCTTCACCTTCCTCTGCAGCATCCCGGCGCTCACTGCCACACTCAG GTGTGTGCCAGACAGTCAGAGATCCTTCGGGCTCGGCATCCAGTGGATTGTGGTGCGCACATTTG GGGGTATTCCTGGACCTATCGCATTTGGCTCCATGATTGACATTTCCTGCTTACTGTGGCAAGATCAGTGTGGAGAGCAGGGCTCCTGCTACCTCTATCAGAACTCAGCCATGAGCCGATACATGCTCCTTGCTGGGGTCATTTATAAG GTTTTGGGGACAATCTTCTTCTTACTGGCCAGCATCTTGTACAAGGCTCCTCCAGAATCACCTCAGAGCAGCCGGGAAAGCAGTGACCATGAAACTAGAGACAAGAGCGACTTTCCCGTGAAAGAGCTTGCTGCAGACGGTGTCATCGTCAACCCACATGCCAGGTTGTGA
- the LOC133146867 gene encoding potassium voltage-gated channel subfamily KQT member 2-like: protein MVQKSLNGGVYPTQAGERKHKVGFVGLEPGGPESSRDGALLIAGAENSTKRGSSILCRPRASISSGGRGRPPKKNANYRKLQNFLYNALERPRGWAFIYHAYVFLLVFSCLILSVFATIREFKNSSESALYILEIVTIVVFGVEYIVRIWAAGCCCRYRGWRGRLKFARKPFCVIDMMVLVASVSVLAAGSQGNVFATSAIRSLRFLQILRMLRMDRRGGTWKLLGSVVYAHSKELITAWYIGFLCLILASFLVYSVEKESNKEFETYADALWWGLITLTTIGYGDKVPQTWNGRLLAATFSMIGVAFFALPAGILGSGFALKVQEQHRQKHFEKRRNPAASLIQAAWRFYATNLSRTDLISTWDFYEQTVATPMYRLIPPLNQLDLLRNLKGRSFRKESQTETSPSRKASLKDKVFPSPSKPPLAKGKDQSPGPEDGPEMSPGKVAKSWSFTEKNRGPKHSFRVRGSASRQNSEEASFPGEDIGDDKSCHCEFLAQELPPGLRVAIRTICIMTFLVSKRRFKESLRPYDVMDVIEQYSAGHLDMLTRIKNLQSRIDMIVGAPPPSTPRHKKSTESPRVDQIVGKGSKGEAESSEDPSMMGRLVKVEKQVVCMDRKLDFLVHVYIQRMGIPRSETEAFFNSKEHYPAPPYHSPVENKGKEEMVKEEREMKDFLCNDGSLEQKEPLSDVRVSGSVVSPTVSHSRPSTSWQHQLQHPVSQPAWNSSMANTPSPVCGNDSPRLFRLPPPPAPLHDRSSQESGSLSRKRHRRQRRRPQDATNAGSDTSLSIPSVDHEELERSFSGFSISQAKEDFFGASFVLGSGGNGRGESIAGTEAGVPPPLCAKVRPFLAEGESDTDSDLYAPSPLSFTGEASCGERGWPGFK from the exons ATGGTGCAGAAATCCCTCAACGGCGGTGTATACCCAACTCAAGCCGGCGAGAGGAAGCACAAAGTCGGCTTCGTGGGTCTGGAGCCGGGGGGTCCCGAATCGAGCCGGGACGGGGCGCTGCTCATCGCGGGAGCGGAGAACAGCACCAAGCGGGGCAGCAGCATCCTCTGCAGACCCAGAGCGAGCATCTCCTCCGGGGGCAGAGGCAGACCTCCCAAAAAGAACGCCAATTACCGCAAGCTGCAGAATTTTCTCTACAATGCGCTGGAAAGACCGCGGGGATGGGCGTTCATTTACCACGCTTATGT CTTCCTCCTGGTCTTTTCCTGTCTCATTCTCTCAGTTTTTGCCACCATTAGAGAGTTCAAAAATAGCTCAGAGAGTGCCTTGTACATTCTG GAAATCGTGACCATCGTGGTGTTTGGAGTGGAGTACATTGTGAGGATATGGGCTGCTGGCTGCTGCTGTCGATACAGAGGATGGAGAGGGAGGCTCAAATTTGCCAGGAAGCCTTTTTGTGTCATAG ACATGATGGTGCTGGTTGCGTCGGTGTCTGTGCTGGCGGCTGGATCTCAAGGCAATGTTTTTGCCACGTCGGCCATCAGGAGTCTGAGGTTCTTACAGATCCTTCGCATGCTGCGTATGGACCGCCGAGGGGGGACTTGGAAGCTGCTTGGATCAGTCGTGTACGCCCACAGCAAG GAACTCATCACAGCATGGTACATCGGATTCCTGTGTCTCATCTTGGCTTCATTCCTGGTCTACTCGGTGGAAAAGGAGTCCAACAAAGAGTTTGAGACCTATGCCGATGCCCTTTGGTGGGGACTG ATAACTCTTACCACCATTGGCTACGGAGATAAAGTTCCCCAGACTTGGAATGGGCGCTTGCTGGCGGCCACCTTCAGTATGATCGGCGTGGCCTTCTTTGCACTTCCTGCC GGCATTCTTGGTTCTGGTTTTGCCCTCAAAGTTCAAGAGCAGCACAGGCagaaacattttgaaaagagACGCAATCCCGCAGCAAGCCTCATCCAG GCTGCATGGAGGTTTTATGCAACCAACCTTTCCCGCACGGATCTGATATCCACTTGGGATTTTTATGAGCAGACTGTAGCAACCCCAATGTACAG ATTAATTCCGCCTCTGAATCAATTGGACCTGCTGAGGAATCTAAAAGGAAGGTCTTTCAG GAAGGAGTCCCAAACAGAAACCTCTCCCAG TCGGAAGGCGAGCCTGAAGGACAAGGTGTTCCCCAGTCCTTCCAAGCCCCCATTGGCCAAAGGGAAAGACCAGTCTCCTGGACCAGAAGATGGTCCTGAGATGAGCCCTGGCAAGGTCGCTAAGAGCTGGAGCTTTACGGAGAAGAACCGAGGACCCAAGCATTCCTTCAGAGTCCGAGGCAGCGCCTCACGACAAAATTCAGAGG AGGCCAGCTTTCCAGGAGAGGACATTGGCGACGACAAGAGTTGTCACTGTGAGTTTCTCGCTCAGGAATTGCCACCAGGGTTAAGGGTTGCAATACGAACAATATG CATTATGACTTTCTTGGTGTCAAAGAGAAGATTCAAGGAGAGCTTACGACCATATGACGTCATGGATGTGATCGAACAGTACTCTGCAGGTCACTTGGACATGCTGACCCGCATCAAGAACTTGCAGTCCAG GATAGATATGATTGTTGGGGCCCCTCCCCCATCAACACCTCGCCATAAGAAGTCCACTGAAAGTCCTAG AGTTGACCAAATAGTGGGTAAAGGTTCAAAAGGTGAGGCTGAGTCTTCAGAGGACCCAAGCATGATGGGACGTCTGGTCAAAGTTGAGAAACAG GTGGTCTGCATGGACAGAAAGCTGGATTTTCTGGTCCATGTGTATATCCAACGCATGGGCATTCCTCGCTCTGAGACAGAGGCCTTTTTTAACTCCAAAGAACACTATCCAGCACCGCCTTACCACAGCCCTGTGGAGAACAAGGGGAAGGAGGAGATGGTGAAAGAAGAACGAGAGATGAAGGACTTCCTGTGCAATGATGGGTCTTTAGAGCAGAAAGAGCCTTTATCGGATGTGCGTGTGTCGGGATCAGTGGTTTCCCCGACTGTTAGTCACAGTCGCCCTTCTACCTCGTGGCAGCATCAGCTGCAGCACCCCGTCAGCCAGCCGGCCTGGAACAGCAGCATGGCCAATACCCCTTCGCCCGTCTGTGGCAACGATTCCCCCCGACTGTTCCGCCTTCCCCCTCCGCCCGCTCCGCTCCATGACCGTTCCAGCCAAGAAAGCGGCTCTCTCAGCAGGAAACGACACCGGAGGCAGAGGCGGCGCCCACAGGACGCAACCAACGCTGGTAGCGACACGTCCCTCTCCATTCCGTCTGTGGACCACGAGGAGCTGGAGCGCTCCTTCAGTGGCTTCAGCATCTCTCAGGCCAAGGAGGATTTTTTCGGGGCGTCCTTCGTTCTGGGCTCCGGTGGCAATGGAAGAGGAGAGTCTATAGCAGGGACTGAAGCCGGAGTCCCACCTCCACTCTGTGCCAAGGTGAGGCCATTCCTAGCGGAGGGTGAATCCGACACAGACTCGGACCTCTACGCCCCCTCCCCCCTGTCCTTCACTGGAGAGGCCTCCTGTGGGGAGAGAGGGTGGCCCGGATTCAAGTAG